GGAACGCGACTACCAGAGGGGGTGGTGCGCGGCGTCGCGGGAGCCGCCCTCGGGGCAGTACAGCATGTAGAACCGCAGCGGGCTGCCCCCCATGTCGGGCGTCCTGGTCTTGGTGAGCTCGCCGCCCTGGGGCAGGACGGCCGTGAAGCAGTCGGCGGTCATCGGCCGGGCGGTCCCGGGGCCGTCGTGCACCGCCAGGGGCACGGCGAGGGCGACGGCGAACGGGACGACGGCGAGCACACCGGCGGGGCGGCGTGGACGGAAGGTCATTGCGTGGTCTCCTCGGACCCGGCGGGTCAAGCGGACGCGCCGGACACATATGGTAACGATCCTGTGACTGAGGGCTACCCTCGAAGGAGTGATCGCGAACCTGCCGTCCGGAAGGCGTGCCGTAGCATGCCTTTGAAGATCCACTTCGGGAGGTCGTCATGGTGGACGCCGGTGAGCTGCGGTACCTGCGACGCTGTGTGGAGCTGGCCACCGAGGCCCTGGAGGCCGGCGACGAGCCGTTCGGCTCCGTGCTGGTCGGCGCGGACGGGCGGATCCTGGCCGAGGACCACAACCGCGTGGCCGCCGGCGATCGGACCCGACACCCGGAGTTCGCGTTGGCGCGCTGGGCCGCCGAGCACCTGACGCCCGACGAGCGCGCGGCGGCGACCGTCTACACCTCCGGCGAGCACTGCCCGATGTGCGCCGCCGCGCACGGCTGGGTCGGCCTCGGCCGCATCGTGTACGCGTGCTCCTCCGAGCAGCTCGTGGGCTGGCGCGCCGAGTGGGGCGCCCCCGCCTCGCCCGTGCGGGCCCTACCGATCCGCGACGTGGTCCCGGACGCGGTGGTCGAGGGCCCCGTCCCGGAGCTGGTCGAGCAGGTGCGGGCCCTGCACCGCCGATTCCTCGACTCCGCCTGACCTCCGGTCGGCCACCGGCCTGAAAGGGCGCTCCCGACCGGGATGGGGCCGACCGTGAAAGACCTTGGCCGGGACATTCCCCCGCTTTTACGCGAGCCCCCTCGGGCAACGCCTTTCATGGCGAGTCCAAAATCCACGCAACATCCACTTCTGTCCTGTTGTGG
The DNA window shown above is from Thermomonospora umbrina and carries:
- a CDS encoding nucleoside deaminase, which gives rise to MVDAGELRYLRRCVELATEALEAGDEPFGSVLVGADGRILAEDHNRVAAGDRTRHPEFALARWAAEHLTPDERAAATVYTSGEHCPMCAAAHGWVGLGRIVYACSSEQLVGWRAEWGAPASPVRALPIRDVVPDAVVEGPVPELVEQVRALHRRFLDSA